A genomic window from Sparus aurata chromosome 4, fSpaAur1.1, whole genome shotgun sequence includes:
- the znf821 gene encoding zinc finger protein 821 isoform X4 codes for MGPFHTSGITGLQHTINMDGRDEFTEDSECCSNNSQEVQEPDSITEDSDSDLDNHGEDSCSSNTSADDHMTTKRSQCRLQGAGVKEESEEGDHGNNFVCPLCTLDFSSPEKLISHVYQHTTMMSNSKSYVCPVCGRALSSPGSLGRHLLIHSEDRLSNCAVCGARFTDTNNFNREKLKDVLDTTRMDVTGGRDSCSMSHSLSNSPMTSPGPGNCSCHGPGPSPSSCQGPHHCEAPDLNPNLCQAHRTCQGPGHISSQCHGPGPGQCAGSDQGPSFPSLPDSLLSEGPSLASIPDALNSSSSSLPPIPDIMSPMPVYPAGVLLVCNSCVAYQQLVEAQSPMRKWALRRKNEPVEARIHRLERERTAKKNKRACETDEEREMRRLRDREAKRMQRMQESDEQRARRLQRDREAMRLKRANETPEKRQARLIREREAKRIKRRLEKIDPALRTQIEHDPAAMAALTADMSLFQFPCPMPVPSIDNGLFMKLP; via the exons GGCCATTCCACACTTCAGGCATCACAGGACTTCAGCACACTATTAACATGGATGGCAGGGACGAATTCACCGAGGACAGTGAATGCTGCAGCAACAACTCCCAGGAGGTCCAAGAGCCAGATAGCATCACAG AAGACAGTGATAGCGACCTTGACAACCACGGCGAAGACTCGTGCTCCTCCAACACCTCCGCTGACGACCACATGACCACCAAGAGATCACAGTGCCGCCTACAAGGAGCGGGAGTCAAAGAG GAGAGCGAGGAAGGGGACCACGGCAACAACTTTGTTTGTCCGCTCTGCACGCTGGATTTCAGCAGCCCCGAGAAGCTCATCTCCCATGTCTACCAG CACACGACTATGATGAGCAACAGCAAGAGCTATGTGTGCCCAGTGTGTGGGCGAGCCCTGAGTTCGCCTGGCTCGCTTGGACGGCATCTTCTCATCCACTCTGAGGACCGCCTCTCCAACTGCGCTGTCTGTGGCGCACGCTTCACAGACACCAACAACTTTAACAG GGAGAAGCTTAAAGATGTCCTGGACACGACCAGAATGGATGTCACTGGTGGCCGGGACAGCTGCTCCATGTCCCACTCCCTCTCCAACAGCCCCATGACCAGCCCGGGCCCCGGCAACTGCTCCTGCCACGGGCCGGGCCCCAGCCCCAGCTCATGCCAGGGCCCTCACCACTGTGAGGctcctgacctcaaccccaaCCTGTGTCAAGCCCATCGTACCTGCCAGGGACCGGGCCACATCTCCAGCCAGTGTCACGGCCCAGGACCAGGACAGTGCGCAGGTTCTGACCAAGGACCCTCTTTTCCGTCACTGCCTGACAGTCTCCTCTCTGAAGGGCCCTCACTCGCATCTATCCCTGATGCTCTTAACTCATCTTCCTCGAGCCTTCCTCCTATCCCCGACATCATGAGCCCTATGCCGGTGTATCCCGCCGGGGTGCTGCTGGTGTGCAACAGCTGCGTGGCCTATCAGCAGTTAGTGGAAGCCCAGTCGCCGATGAGAAAATGGGCTCTGCGGAGGAAGAACGAACCCGTGGAGGCGCGCATTCACCGTCTAGAGCGCGAGCGCACGGCAAAGAAGAACAAGCGGGCATGTGAGACAGACGAGGAGAGGGAAATGAGGAGGCTGCGGGACCGCGAGGCCAAGCGCATGCAGAGGATGCAGGAGTCCGACGAGCAGCGTGCCCGcaggctgcagagagacagggaggCCATGCGTTTGAAGAGGGCGAACGAGACGCCGGAGAAGAGGCAGGCCAGGCTGATCCGCGAGAGGGAGGCGAAGAGGATCAAGCGGCGGCTGGAGAAGATCGACCCTGCTCTGAGGACACAGATAGAGCATGATCCTGCCGCGATGGCTGCTCTCACAGCAGACATGAGCCTCTTTCAGTTCCCCTGCCCTATGCCTGTCCCTTCCATTGATAATGGTCTGTTCATGAAGCTGCCCTAA
- the znf821 gene encoding zinc finger protein 821 isoform X1: MSRRKQTNPFKVDWPFHTSGITGLQHTINMDGRDEFTEDSECCSNNSQEVQEPDSITEDSDSDLDNHGEDSCSSNTSADDHMTTKRSQCRLQGAGVKEESEEGDHGNNFVCPLCTLDFSSPEKLISHVYQHTTMMSNSKSYVCPVCGRALSSPGSLGRHLLIHSEDRLSNCAVCGARFTDTNNFNREKLKDVLDTTRMDVTGGRDSCSMSHSLSNSPMTSPGPGNCSCHGPGPSPSSCQGPHHCEAPDLNPNLCQAHRTCQGPGHISSQCHGPGPGQCAGSDQGPSFPSLPDSLLSEGPSLASIPDALNSSSSSLPPIPDIMSPMPVYPAGVLLVCNSCVAYQQLVEAQSPMRKWALRRKNEPVEARIHRLERERTAKKNKRACETDEEREMRRLRDREAKRMQRMQESDEQRARRLQRDREAMRLKRANETPEKRQARLIREREAKRIKRRLEKIDPALRTQIEHDPAAMAALTADMSLFQFPCPMPVPSIDNGLFMKLP; this comes from the exons GGCCATTCCACACTTCAGGCATCACAGGACTTCAGCACACTATTAACATGGATGGCAGGGACGAATTCACCGAGGACAGTGAATGCTGCAGCAACAACTCCCAGGAGGTCCAAGAGCCAGATAGCATCACAG AAGACAGTGATAGCGACCTTGACAACCACGGCGAAGACTCGTGCTCCTCCAACACCTCCGCTGACGACCACATGACCACCAAGAGATCACAGTGCCGCCTACAAGGAGCGGGAGTCAAAGAG GAGAGCGAGGAAGGGGACCACGGCAACAACTTTGTTTGTCCGCTCTGCACGCTGGATTTCAGCAGCCCCGAGAAGCTCATCTCCCATGTCTACCAG CACACGACTATGATGAGCAACAGCAAGAGCTATGTGTGCCCAGTGTGTGGGCGAGCCCTGAGTTCGCCTGGCTCGCTTGGACGGCATCTTCTCATCCACTCTGAGGACCGCCTCTCCAACTGCGCTGTCTGTGGCGCACGCTTCACAGACACCAACAACTTTAACAG GGAGAAGCTTAAAGATGTCCTGGACACGACCAGAATGGATGTCACTGGTGGCCGGGACAGCTGCTCCATGTCCCACTCCCTCTCCAACAGCCCCATGACCAGCCCGGGCCCCGGCAACTGCTCCTGCCACGGGCCGGGCCCCAGCCCCAGCTCATGCCAGGGCCCTCACCACTGTGAGGctcctgacctcaaccccaaCCTGTGTCAAGCCCATCGTACCTGCCAGGGACCGGGCCACATCTCCAGCCAGTGTCACGGCCCAGGACCAGGACAGTGCGCAGGTTCTGACCAAGGACCCTCTTTTCCGTCACTGCCTGACAGTCTCCTCTCTGAAGGGCCCTCACTCGCATCTATCCCTGATGCTCTTAACTCATCTTCCTCGAGCCTTCCTCCTATCCCCGACATCATGAGCCCTATGCCGGTGTATCCCGCCGGGGTGCTGCTGGTGTGCAACAGCTGCGTGGCCTATCAGCAGTTAGTGGAAGCCCAGTCGCCGATGAGAAAATGGGCTCTGCGGAGGAAGAACGAACCCGTGGAGGCGCGCATTCACCGTCTAGAGCGCGAGCGCACGGCAAAGAAGAACAAGCGGGCATGTGAGACAGACGAGGAGAGGGAAATGAGGAGGCTGCGGGACCGCGAGGCCAAGCGCATGCAGAGGATGCAGGAGTCCGACGAGCAGCGTGCCCGcaggctgcagagagacagggaggCCATGCGTTTGAAGAGGGCGAACGAGACGCCGGAGAAGAGGCAGGCCAGGCTGATCCGCGAGAGGGAGGCGAAGAGGATCAAGCGGCGGCTGGAGAAGATCGACCCTGCTCTGAGGACACAGATAGAGCATGATCCTGCCGCGATGGCTGCTCTCACAGCAGACATGAGCCTCTTTCAGTTCCCCTGCCCTATGCCTGTCCCTTCCATTGATAATGGTCTGTTCATGAAGCTGCCCTAA
- the znf821 gene encoding zinc finger protein 821 isoform X3: protein MSRRKQTNPFKVDWPFHTSGITGLQHTINMDGRDEFTEDSECCSNNSQEVQEPDSITDSDSDLDNHGEDSCSSNTSADDHMTTKRSQCRLQGAGVKEESEEGDHGNNFVCPLCTLDFSSPEKLISHVYQHTTMMSNSKSYVCPVCGRALSSPGSLGRHLLIHSEDRLSNCAVCGARFTDTNNFNREKLKDVLDTTRMDVTGGRDSCSMSHSLSNSPMTSPGPGNCSCHGPGPSPSSCQGPHHCEAPDLNPNLCQAHRTCQGPGHISSQCHGPGPGQCAGSDQGPSFPSLPDSLLSEGPSLASIPDALNSSSSSLPPIPDIMSPMPVYPAGVLLVCNSCVAYQQLVEAQSPMRKWALRRKNEPVEARIHRLERERTAKKNKRACETDEEREMRRLRDREAKRMQRMQESDEQRARRLQRDREAMRLKRANETPEKRQARLIREREAKRIKRRLEKIDPALRTQIEHDPAAMAALTADMSLFQFPCPMPVPSIDNGLFMKLP from the exons GGCCATTCCACACTTCAGGCATCACAGGACTTCAGCACACTATTAACATGGATGGCAGGGACGAATTCACCGAGGACAGTGAATGCTGCAGCAACAACTCCCAGGAGGTCCAAGAGCCAGATAGCATCACAG ACAGTGATAGCGACCTTGACAACCACGGCGAAGACTCGTGCTCCTCCAACACCTCCGCTGACGACCACATGACCACCAAGAGATCACAGTGCCGCCTACAAGGAGCGGGAGTCAAAGAG GAGAGCGAGGAAGGGGACCACGGCAACAACTTTGTTTGTCCGCTCTGCACGCTGGATTTCAGCAGCCCCGAGAAGCTCATCTCCCATGTCTACCAG CACACGACTATGATGAGCAACAGCAAGAGCTATGTGTGCCCAGTGTGTGGGCGAGCCCTGAGTTCGCCTGGCTCGCTTGGACGGCATCTTCTCATCCACTCTGAGGACCGCCTCTCCAACTGCGCTGTCTGTGGCGCACGCTTCACAGACACCAACAACTTTAACAG GGAGAAGCTTAAAGATGTCCTGGACACGACCAGAATGGATGTCACTGGTGGCCGGGACAGCTGCTCCATGTCCCACTCCCTCTCCAACAGCCCCATGACCAGCCCGGGCCCCGGCAACTGCTCCTGCCACGGGCCGGGCCCCAGCCCCAGCTCATGCCAGGGCCCTCACCACTGTGAGGctcctgacctcaaccccaaCCTGTGTCAAGCCCATCGTACCTGCCAGGGACCGGGCCACATCTCCAGCCAGTGTCACGGCCCAGGACCAGGACAGTGCGCAGGTTCTGACCAAGGACCCTCTTTTCCGTCACTGCCTGACAGTCTCCTCTCTGAAGGGCCCTCACTCGCATCTATCCCTGATGCTCTTAACTCATCTTCCTCGAGCCTTCCTCCTATCCCCGACATCATGAGCCCTATGCCGGTGTATCCCGCCGGGGTGCTGCTGGTGTGCAACAGCTGCGTGGCCTATCAGCAGTTAGTGGAAGCCCAGTCGCCGATGAGAAAATGGGCTCTGCGGAGGAAGAACGAACCCGTGGAGGCGCGCATTCACCGTCTAGAGCGCGAGCGCACGGCAAAGAAGAACAAGCGGGCATGTGAGACAGACGAGGAGAGGGAAATGAGGAGGCTGCGGGACCGCGAGGCCAAGCGCATGCAGAGGATGCAGGAGTCCGACGAGCAGCGTGCCCGcaggctgcagagagacagggaggCCATGCGTTTGAAGAGGGCGAACGAGACGCCGGAGAAGAGGCAGGCCAGGCTGATCCGCGAGAGGGAGGCGAAGAGGATCAAGCGGCGGCTGGAGAAGATCGACCCTGCTCTGAGGACACAGATAGAGCATGATCCTGCCGCGATGGCTGCTCTCACAGCAGACATGAGCCTCTTTCAGTTCCCCTGCCCTATGCCTGTCCCTTCCATTGATAATGGTCTGTTCATGAAGCTGCCCTAA
- the znf821 gene encoding zinc finger protein 821 isoform X6 — protein MTTKRSQCRLQGAGVKEESEEGDHGNNFVCPLCTLDFSSPEKLISHVYQHTTMMSNSKSYVCPVCGRALSSPGSLGRHLLIHSEDRLSNCAVCGARFTDTNNFNREKLKDVLDTTRMDVTGGRDSCSMSHSLSNSPMTSPGPGNCSCHGPGPSPSSCQGPHHCEAPDLNPNLCQAHRTCQGPGHISSQCHGPGPGQCAGSDQGPSFPSLPDSLLSEGPSLASIPDALNSSSSSLPPIPDIMSPMPVYPAGVLLVCNSCVAYQQLVEAQSPMRKWALRRKNEPVEARIHRLERERTAKKNKRACETDEEREMRRLRDREAKRMQRMQESDEQRARRLQRDREAMRLKRANETPEKRQARLIREREAKRIKRRLEKIDPALRTQIEHDPAAMAALTADMSLFQFPCPMPVPSIDNGLFMKLP, from the exons ATGACCACCAAGAGATCACAGTGCCGCCTACAAGGAGCGGGAGTCAAAGAG GAGAGCGAGGAAGGGGACCACGGCAACAACTTTGTTTGTCCGCTCTGCACGCTGGATTTCAGCAGCCCCGAGAAGCTCATCTCCCATGTCTACCAG CACACGACTATGATGAGCAACAGCAAGAGCTATGTGTGCCCAGTGTGTGGGCGAGCCCTGAGTTCGCCTGGCTCGCTTGGACGGCATCTTCTCATCCACTCTGAGGACCGCCTCTCCAACTGCGCTGTCTGTGGCGCACGCTTCACAGACACCAACAACTTTAACAG GGAGAAGCTTAAAGATGTCCTGGACACGACCAGAATGGATGTCACTGGTGGCCGGGACAGCTGCTCCATGTCCCACTCCCTCTCCAACAGCCCCATGACCAGCCCGGGCCCCGGCAACTGCTCCTGCCACGGGCCGGGCCCCAGCCCCAGCTCATGCCAGGGCCCTCACCACTGTGAGGctcctgacctcaaccccaaCCTGTGTCAAGCCCATCGTACCTGCCAGGGACCGGGCCACATCTCCAGCCAGTGTCACGGCCCAGGACCAGGACAGTGCGCAGGTTCTGACCAAGGACCCTCTTTTCCGTCACTGCCTGACAGTCTCCTCTCTGAAGGGCCCTCACTCGCATCTATCCCTGATGCTCTTAACTCATCTTCCTCGAGCCTTCCTCCTATCCCCGACATCATGAGCCCTATGCCGGTGTATCCCGCCGGGGTGCTGCTGGTGTGCAACAGCTGCGTGGCCTATCAGCAGTTAGTGGAAGCCCAGTCGCCGATGAGAAAATGGGCTCTGCGGAGGAAGAACGAACCCGTGGAGGCGCGCATTCACCGTCTAGAGCGCGAGCGCACGGCAAAGAAGAACAAGCGGGCATGTGAGACAGACGAGGAGAGGGAAATGAGGAGGCTGCGGGACCGCGAGGCCAAGCGCATGCAGAGGATGCAGGAGTCCGACGAGCAGCGTGCCCGcaggctgcagagagacagggaggCCATGCGTTTGAAGAGGGCGAACGAGACGCCGGAGAAGAGGCAGGCCAGGCTGATCCGCGAGAGGGAGGCGAAGAGGATCAAGCGGCGGCTGGAGAAGATCGACCCTGCTCTGAGGACACAGATAGAGCATGATCCTGCCGCGATGGCTGCTCTCACAGCAGACATGAGCCTCTTTCAGTTCCCCTGCCCTATGCCTGTCCCTTCCATTGATAATGGTCTGTTCATGAAGCTGCCCTAA
- the znf821 gene encoding zinc finger protein 821 isoform X2, whose amino-acid sequence MSRRKQTNPFKVDWPFHTSGITGLQHTINMDGRDEFTEDSECCSNNSQEVQEPDSITEDSDSDLDNHGEDSCSSNTSADDHMTTKRSQCRLQGAGVKESEEGDHGNNFVCPLCTLDFSSPEKLISHVYQHTTMMSNSKSYVCPVCGRALSSPGSLGRHLLIHSEDRLSNCAVCGARFTDTNNFNREKLKDVLDTTRMDVTGGRDSCSMSHSLSNSPMTSPGPGNCSCHGPGPSPSSCQGPHHCEAPDLNPNLCQAHRTCQGPGHISSQCHGPGPGQCAGSDQGPSFPSLPDSLLSEGPSLASIPDALNSSSSSLPPIPDIMSPMPVYPAGVLLVCNSCVAYQQLVEAQSPMRKWALRRKNEPVEARIHRLERERTAKKNKRACETDEEREMRRLRDREAKRMQRMQESDEQRARRLQRDREAMRLKRANETPEKRQARLIREREAKRIKRRLEKIDPALRTQIEHDPAAMAALTADMSLFQFPCPMPVPSIDNGLFMKLP is encoded by the exons GGCCATTCCACACTTCAGGCATCACAGGACTTCAGCACACTATTAACATGGATGGCAGGGACGAATTCACCGAGGACAGTGAATGCTGCAGCAACAACTCCCAGGAGGTCCAAGAGCCAGATAGCATCACAG AAGACAGTGATAGCGACCTTGACAACCACGGCGAAGACTCGTGCTCCTCCAACACCTCCGCTGACGACCACATGACCACCAAGAGATCACAGTGCCGCCTACAAGGAGCGGGAGTCAAAGAG AGCGAGGAAGGGGACCACGGCAACAACTTTGTTTGTCCGCTCTGCACGCTGGATTTCAGCAGCCCCGAGAAGCTCATCTCCCATGTCTACCAG CACACGACTATGATGAGCAACAGCAAGAGCTATGTGTGCCCAGTGTGTGGGCGAGCCCTGAGTTCGCCTGGCTCGCTTGGACGGCATCTTCTCATCCACTCTGAGGACCGCCTCTCCAACTGCGCTGTCTGTGGCGCACGCTTCACAGACACCAACAACTTTAACAG GGAGAAGCTTAAAGATGTCCTGGACACGACCAGAATGGATGTCACTGGTGGCCGGGACAGCTGCTCCATGTCCCACTCCCTCTCCAACAGCCCCATGACCAGCCCGGGCCCCGGCAACTGCTCCTGCCACGGGCCGGGCCCCAGCCCCAGCTCATGCCAGGGCCCTCACCACTGTGAGGctcctgacctcaaccccaaCCTGTGTCAAGCCCATCGTACCTGCCAGGGACCGGGCCACATCTCCAGCCAGTGTCACGGCCCAGGACCAGGACAGTGCGCAGGTTCTGACCAAGGACCCTCTTTTCCGTCACTGCCTGACAGTCTCCTCTCTGAAGGGCCCTCACTCGCATCTATCCCTGATGCTCTTAACTCATCTTCCTCGAGCCTTCCTCCTATCCCCGACATCATGAGCCCTATGCCGGTGTATCCCGCCGGGGTGCTGCTGGTGTGCAACAGCTGCGTGGCCTATCAGCAGTTAGTGGAAGCCCAGTCGCCGATGAGAAAATGGGCTCTGCGGAGGAAGAACGAACCCGTGGAGGCGCGCATTCACCGTCTAGAGCGCGAGCGCACGGCAAAGAAGAACAAGCGGGCATGTGAGACAGACGAGGAGAGGGAAATGAGGAGGCTGCGGGACCGCGAGGCCAAGCGCATGCAGAGGATGCAGGAGTCCGACGAGCAGCGTGCCCGcaggctgcagagagacagggaggCCATGCGTTTGAAGAGGGCGAACGAGACGCCGGAGAAGAGGCAGGCCAGGCTGATCCGCGAGAGGGAGGCGAAGAGGATCAAGCGGCGGCTGGAGAAGATCGACCCTGCTCTGAGGACACAGATAGAGCATGATCCTGCCGCGATGGCTGCTCTCACAGCAGACATGAGCCTCTTTCAGTTCCCCTGCCCTATGCCTGTCCCTTCCATTGATAATGGTCTGTTCATGAAGCTGCCCTAA
- the znf821 gene encoding zinc finger protein 821 isoform X5: MDGRDEFTEDSECCSNNSQEVQEPDSITEDSDSDLDNHGEDSCSSNTSADDHMTTKRSQCRLQGAGVKEESEEGDHGNNFVCPLCTLDFSSPEKLISHVYQHTTMMSNSKSYVCPVCGRALSSPGSLGRHLLIHSEDRLSNCAVCGARFTDTNNFNREKLKDVLDTTRMDVTGGRDSCSMSHSLSNSPMTSPGPGNCSCHGPGPSPSSCQGPHHCEAPDLNPNLCQAHRTCQGPGHISSQCHGPGPGQCAGSDQGPSFPSLPDSLLSEGPSLASIPDALNSSSSSLPPIPDIMSPMPVYPAGVLLVCNSCVAYQQLVEAQSPMRKWALRRKNEPVEARIHRLERERTAKKNKRACETDEEREMRRLRDREAKRMQRMQESDEQRARRLQRDREAMRLKRANETPEKRQARLIREREAKRIKRRLEKIDPALRTQIEHDPAAMAALTADMSLFQFPCPMPVPSIDNGLFMKLP; the protein is encoded by the exons ATGGATGGCAGGGACGAATTCACCGAGGACAGTGAATGCTGCAGCAACAACTCCCAGGAGGTCCAAGAGCCAGATAGCATCACAG AAGACAGTGATAGCGACCTTGACAACCACGGCGAAGACTCGTGCTCCTCCAACACCTCCGCTGACGACCACATGACCACCAAGAGATCACAGTGCCGCCTACAAGGAGCGGGAGTCAAAGAG GAGAGCGAGGAAGGGGACCACGGCAACAACTTTGTTTGTCCGCTCTGCACGCTGGATTTCAGCAGCCCCGAGAAGCTCATCTCCCATGTCTACCAG CACACGACTATGATGAGCAACAGCAAGAGCTATGTGTGCCCAGTGTGTGGGCGAGCCCTGAGTTCGCCTGGCTCGCTTGGACGGCATCTTCTCATCCACTCTGAGGACCGCCTCTCCAACTGCGCTGTCTGTGGCGCACGCTTCACAGACACCAACAACTTTAACAG GGAGAAGCTTAAAGATGTCCTGGACACGACCAGAATGGATGTCACTGGTGGCCGGGACAGCTGCTCCATGTCCCACTCCCTCTCCAACAGCCCCATGACCAGCCCGGGCCCCGGCAACTGCTCCTGCCACGGGCCGGGCCCCAGCCCCAGCTCATGCCAGGGCCCTCACCACTGTGAGGctcctgacctcaaccccaaCCTGTGTCAAGCCCATCGTACCTGCCAGGGACCGGGCCACATCTCCAGCCAGTGTCACGGCCCAGGACCAGGACAGTGCGCAGGTTCTGACCAAGGACCCTCTTTTCCGTCACTGCCTGACAGTCTCCTCTCTGAAGGGCCCTCACTCGCATCTATCCCTGATGCTCTTAACTCATCTTCCTCGAGCCTTCCTCCTATCCCCGACATCATGAGCCCTATGCCGGTGTATCCCGCCGGGGTGCTGCTGGTGTGCAACAGCTGCGTGGCCTATCAGCAGTTAGTGGAAGCCCAGTCGCCGATGAGAAAATGGGCTCTGCGGAGGAAGAACGAACCCGTGGAGGCGCGCATTCACCGTCTAGAGCGCGAGCGCACGGCAAAGAAGAACAAGCGGGCATGTGAGACAGACGAGGAGAGGGAAATGAGGAGGCTGCGGGACCGCGAGGCCAAGCGCATGCAGAGGATGCAGGAGTCCGACGAGCAGCGTGCCCGcaggctgcagagagacagggaggCCATGCGTTTGAAGAGGGCGAACGAGACGCCGGAGAAGAGGCAGGCCAGGCTGATCCGCGAGAGGGAGGCGAAGAGGATCAAGCGGCGGCTGGAGAAGATCGACCCTGCTCTGAGGACACAGATAGAGCATGATCCTGCCGCGATGGCTGCTCTCACAGCAGACATGAGCCTCTTTCAGTTCCCCTGCCCTATGCCTGTCCCTTCCATTGATAATGGTCTGTTCATGAAGCTGCCCTAA